The proteins below come from a single Megalops cyprinoides isolate fMegCyp1 chromosome 5, fMegCyp1.pri, whole genome shotgun sequence genomic window:
- the LOC118777549 gene encoding myosin heavy chain, fast skeletal muscle-like isoform X1: MSTDAEMAIYGKAAIYLRKPEKERIEAQSKPFDAKTACYVTDTKELYLKGTILSKEGGKVSVKVLDTDATVTVKEDDVSPMNPPKFDKIEDMAMMTHLNEASVLYNLKERYAAWMIYTYSGLFCVTVNPYKWLPVYDQEVVTAYRGKKRMEAPPHIFSVSDNAYQFMLTDRENQSVLITGESGAGKTVNTKRVIQYFATIAVAGDKKKEAAAAGKMQGSLEDQIIAANPLLEAYGNAKTVRNDNSSRFGKFIRIHFGTSGKLASADIETYLLEKSRVTFQLPDERGYHIFYQMMTNHKPELIEMTLITTNPYDFPMISQGQISVASIDDKEELVATDSAIDILGFSSEEKMGIYKLTGAVIHHGNMKFKQKQREEQAEPDGTEVADKIAYLLGLNSADMLKALCYPRVKVGNEFVTKGQTVPQVNNSVSALAKSIYERMFLWMVIRINQMLDTKQPRQFFIGVLDIAGFEIFDFNSMEQLCINFTNEKLQQFFNHHMFVLEQEEYKKEGIDWEFIDFGMDLAACIELIEKPMGIFSILEEECMFPKASDTTFKNKLYDQHLGKNNAFQKPKPAKGKAEAHFSLVHYAGTVDYNICGWLDKNKDPLNDSVVQLYQKSSVKLLALLYVSAESSGGGKKGGKKKGGSMQTVSSQFRENLGKLMTNLRSTHPHFVRCLIPNESKTPGLMENFLVIHQLRCNGVLEGIRICRKGFPSRILYGDFKQRYKVLNASVIPEGQFIDNKKAAEKLLGSIDVDHTQYKFGHTKVFFKAGLLGTLEEMRDEKLATLVTMTQALCRGFLMRKEFVKMMERREAIFTIQYNIRSFMNVKHWPWMKLYFKIKPLLKSAEAEKEMAQMKEDFAKCKEDLAKAEARKKELEEKMVSLLQEKNDLQLQVASESESLVDAEERCEGLIKSKIQLEAKLKETSERLEDEEEINAELTAKKRKLEDECSELKKDIDDLELTLAKVEKEKHATENKVKNLTEEMASQDEAIAKLTKEKKALQEAHQQTLDDLQAEEDKVNTLTKAKTKLEQQVDDLEGSLEQEKKLRMDLERAKRKLEGDLKLAQESIMDLENDKQQSEEKLKKKDFETSQLLSKIEDEQSLGAQLQKKIKELQARIEELEEEIEAERAARAKVEKQRADLSRELEEISERLEEAGGATAAQIEMNKKREAEFQKLRRDLEESTLQHEATAAALRKKQADSVAELGEQIDNLQRVKQKLEKEKSEYKMEIDDLASNMEAIAKTKANLEKLCRTLEDQLSEIKTKNDENVRQLNDMGGQKARLLTENGEFGRQLEEKESLVSQLTRGKQAFTQQIEELKRLIEEEVKAKNALAHALQSSRHDCDLLREQFEEEQEAKAELQRGMSKANSEVAQWRTKYETDAIQRTEELEEAKKKLAQRLQEAEEQIEAVNSKCASLEKTKQRLQGEVEDLMIDVERANAQAANLDKKQRNFDKVLAECKQKFEEGQAELEGAQKEARTLSTELFKMKNSYEEALDQLETLKRENKNLQQEIADLTEQIGESGKAIHELEKAKKTVETEKAEIQTALEEAEGTLEHEESKILRVQLELNQIKGEVDRKLAEKDEEMEQIKRNSQRVVESMQSTLDSEVRSRNDALRVKKKMEGDLNEMEIQLSHANRQAAEAQKQLRNIQGQLKDAQLHLDDALRSQEDLKEQAAMVERRNTLMLAEIEELRAALEQTERGRKVAEQELVDASERVGLLHSQNTSLLNTKKKLEGDFVQLQSEVDDTIQEARNAEEKAKKAITDAAMMAEELKKEQDTSAHLERMKKNLEITVKDLQHRLDEAENLAMKGGKKQLQKLESRVRELESEVEGEQKRGADAVKGVRKYERRVKELTYQTEEDKKNINRLQDLVDKLQLKVKAYKRQAEEAEEQANTHLSKFRKVQHELEEAEERADIAESQVNKMRAKSRDAGKAKESAE; encoded by the exons ATGAGTACGGACGCGGAGATGGCCATCTATGGCAAGGCTGCCATATACCTGCGGAAgccagagaaggagagaatcGAGGCACAAAGCAAGCCTTTCGATGCCAAAACCGCCTGTTACGTGACCGATACCAAGGAGCTGTACCTCAAAGGCACAATCCTGAGCAAAGAGGGGGGCAAAGTCTCTGTCAAAGTGCTCGATACCGATGCA ACTGTAACAGTTAAGGAGGATGACGTCAGCCCAATGAACCCCCCCAAGTTCGATAAAATTGAGGACATGGCCATGATGACCCACCTCAATGAAGCCTCTGTGCTGTATAACCTCAAAGAGCGTTACGCAGCATGGATGATCTAC ACCTACTCTGGgctgttctgtgtcactgtaAATCCCTACAAGTGGCTCCCAGTGTACGACCAAGAAGTTGTGACAGCATACAGAGGCAAAAAGCGCATGGAGGCCCCACCACACATCTTCTCTGTCTCAGACAATGCCTATCAGTTTATGCTTACTG ATAGAGAAAACCAGTCTGTCCTGATTAC TGGAGAATCTGGTGCCGGAAAGACTGTGAACACCAAACGTGTCATCCAGTACTTTGCGACAATCGCAGTTGCAGgtgacaaaaagaaagaagctgcagctgctggcaaaATGCAG GGATCTCTGGAGGATCAGATTATTGCTGCTAACCCCCTGCTGGAAGCTTACGGCAATGCCAAGACTGTGAGGAATGACAACTCCTCTCGCTTT GGTAAATTCATCAGAATTCACTTCGGCACCTCAGGAAAACTGGCCAGTGCTGACATTGAAACTT ATCTGCTGGAAAAGTCAAGAGTGACATTCCAGCTTCCAGATGAGAGAGGCTACCACATCTTCTATCAGATGATGACAAACCACAAGCCTGAGCTGATTG AAATGACGCTCATCACAACCAACCCCTACGATTTCCCCATGATCAGCCAGGGCCAGATTAGTGTGGCCAGCATTGATGACAAGGAGGAGCTGGTGGCCACAGAT TCTGCCATTGACATCCTGGGCTTCAGTTCAGAGGAGAAAATGGGCATCTACAAGCTGACTGGTGCTGTGATCCATCATGGAAACATGAAGTTCAAGCAGAAGCAGCGTGAGGAGCAGGCTGAACCAGATGGCACTGAGG TGGCTGACAAAATTGCTTATCTGCTGGGCTTGAACTCAGCAGACATGCTGAAGGCTCTGTGCTACCCCAGAGTAAAGGTCGGAAATGAGTTTGTCACCAAGGGGCAGACTGTACCACAG GTCAACAATTCCGTGAGTGCTCTGGCCAAGTCTATCTATGAGAGGATGTTCTTGTGGATGGTCATCCGCATTAACCAGATGCTGGACACAAAGCAGCCCAGGCAGTTCTTCATTGGTGTGCTGGACATTGCTGGTTTTGAGATCTTTGAT TTCAACAGCATGGAACAGCTGTGCATCAACTTCACCAATGAGAAACTGCAACAGTTCTTCAACCACCACATGTTTGTGCTGGAACAAGAGGAGTACAAGAAAGAGGGAATTGACTGGGAGTTCATTGACTTCGGTATGGACTTGGCTGCCTGCATTGAGCTCATTGAGAAG CCCATGGGCATCTTCTCCATCCTTGAAGAGGAGTGTATGTTCCCTAAGGCTTCCGACACTACCTTCAAGAACAAACTGTATGACCAGCATCTTGGCAAGAACAATGCCTTCCAGAAGCCCAAGCCTGCCAAAGGCAAGGCTGAGGCCCACTTCTCCCTGGTGCACTACGCTGGCACTGTGGACTACAACATCTGCGGCTGGCTGGACAAGAACAAGGACCCCCTGAACGACTCTGTGGTACAGCTGTACCAGAAGTCCTCAGTCAAACTGCTAGCTCTTCTGTATGTATCTGCTG AGAGCAGCGGTGGTGGCAAGAAGGGAGGCAAGAAGAAGGGTGGTTCCATGCAGACCGTGTCCTCTCAGTTCAGG GAGAACTTGGGCAAGCTGATGACCAACTTGAGAAGCACTCATCCTCACTTTGTGCGTTGCTTGATTCCAAATGAATCAAAGACACCAG GTCTCATGGAGAACTTCCTGGTCATCCACCAGCTGAGATGTAATGGTGTGCTGGAAGGTATCAGAATCTGTAGAAAGGGTTTCCCCAGCAGAATCCTCTATGGTGACTTCAAGCAGAG GTACAAAGTACTAAATGCCAGTGTTATCCCAGAAGGACAGTTCATTGACAACAAGAAGGCTGCTGAGAAGCTCTTGGGATCCATTGATGTGGATCACACACAGTACAAGTTTGGACATActaag gtgttcttcaaagctggTCTCCTTGGTACTCTTGAAGAGATGCGAGATGAGAAACTGGCAACTCTGGTGACCATGACTCAGGCTCTGTGCCGTGGTTTCCTCATGAGAAAGGAGTTTGTGAAGATGATGGAGAGGAG GGAGGCCATTTTCACCATCCAGTACAACATTCGCTCATTCATGAATGTGAAGCACTGGCCATGGATGAAGCTGTACTTCAAAATCAAGCCACTTCTGAAGAGTGCTGAAGCTGAGAAGGAAATGGCCCAAATGAAGGAGGACTTTGCCAAATGCAAGGAAGATCTGGCCAAGGCAGAAGCCAGGAAGAAGGAGCTTGAGGAGAAAATGGTTTCTCTGCTGCAAGAGAAGAATGATCTGCAGCTCCAAGTAGCATCT GAATCTGAAAGTCTTGTGGATGCTGAGGAGAGATGCGAGGGGCTCATCAAAAGTAAGATCCAGCTTGAAGCAAAACTCAAAGAGACGTCTGAAAGACTGGAAGATGAGGAGGAAATCAATGCCGAGCTGACAGCCAAGAAGAGGAAACTAGAGGACGAGTGCTCCGAGCTGAAGAAAGACATTGATGACTTAGAGCTCACCTTGGCTAAagtggagaaggagaaacaTGCCACAGAAAACAAG GTTAAAAACCTGACTGAAGAGATGGCCTCTCAGGATGAGGCCATTGCCAAGCTGACTAAGGAAAAGAAAGCCCTCCAAGAGGCACACCAGCAGACTCTTGATGATCTCCAGGCAGAGGAGGACAAAGTCAACACTCTGACCAAAGCTAAGACCAAGCTTGAGCAACAAGTGGATGAT CTTGAAGGGTCTCTGGAACAAGAGAAGAAGCTTCGCATGGACCTTGAGAGAGCCAAGAGAAAGCTTGAGGGTGATCTGAAACTGGCCCAGGAATCCATAATGGATCTGGAGAATGACAAGCAGCAGTCAGAGGAGAAGCTCAAGAA GAAGGACTTTGAGACCAGCCAGCTCCTCAGCAAGATAGAGGATGAACAATCCTTGGGTGCTCAGCTTCAGAAGAAGATTAAGGAGCTTCAG GCTCGAATTGAGGAACTGGAGGAAGAAATCGAGGCAGAGCGTGCTGCTCGGGCCAAGGTTGAGAAGCAGAGGGCTGATCTCTCCAGGGAGCTTGAGGAGATCAGTGAGAGGCTAGAAGAGGCTGGTGGTGCCACTGCTGCTCAGATTGAGATGAACAAGAAGCGTGAAGCTGAGTTCCAGAAGCTGCGTCGTGACCTGGAGGAATCCACCCTCCAGCATGAAGCTACTGCTGCCGCTCTCCGCAAGAAGCAGGCCGACAGCGTGGCGGAACTGGGAGAACAGATCGACAACCTTCAGCGTGTCAAGcagaagctggagaaggagaagagcgaatacaaaatggaaattgaTGATCTCGCAAGCAACATGGAAGCTATTGCTAAAACAAAG gcaAATCTGGAGAAGCTGTGCCGTACTCTTGAAGACCAGCTGAGTGAAATCAAGACGAAGAATGATGAGAATGTGCGACAGTTAAATGACATGGGAGGACAGAAAGCAAGGCTTCTGACAGAGAATG GTGAATTTGGTCGCCAGCTTGAAGAGAAGGAATCTCTGGTGTCTCAGCTCACAAGAGGCAAACAAGCTTTCACTCAACAAATTGAGGAGCTGAAGAGACTAATTGAGGAGGAGGTTAAG gCCAAGAACGCCCTGGCCCATGCTTTGCAGTCATCCCGCCATGATTGCGATCTGCTGCGGGAGCAGtttgaggaggagcaggaggccaaGGCTGAACTGCAGCGTGGAATGTCCAAGGCTAACAGTGAGGTGGCTCAGTGGAGAACCAAATATGAAACTGATGCCATCCAGCGTactgaggagctggaggaggccaa GAAAAAGCTGGCTCAGCGTCTGCAAGAAGCAGAGGAGCAAATAGAGGCTGTCAACTCCAAGTGTGCCTCTCTGGAGAAGACCAAGCAGAGACTGCAGGGTGAAGTGGAGGATCTCATGATTGATGTGGAGAGAGCAAATGCCCAGGCTGCTAACCTTGACAAAAAGCAGAGGAACTTTGATAAG GTTCTGGCAGAGTGCAAGCAGAAGTTTGAGGAAGGCCAAGCAGAGCTTGAAGGTGCTCAGAAAGAAGCCCGTACTCTCAGCACTGAGCTGTTCAAGATGAAGAACTCTTATGAAGAAGCTCTGGATCAGCTGGAGACCCTGAAGCGAGAGAACAAGAACTTGCAGC AGGAGATTGCAGACCTGACTGAACAGATTGGTGAGTCAGGAAAAGCCATTCATGAACTGGAGAAGGCTAAGAAGACTGTGGAGACTGAGAAGGCAGAGATCCAGACTGCACTGGAAGAGGCAGAG GGAACTCTGGAGCATGAAGAGTCCAAGATTCTGCGTGTCCAGCTGGAACTGAACCAGATCAAGGGTGAGGTTGACAGGAAGCTCGCTGAGAAGGACGAGGAGATGGAGCAGATTAAGAGGAACAGTCAGAGAGTGGTCGAATCTATGCAGAGCACTCTTGACTCTGAGGTCAGGAGCAGGAACGATGCTCTGAGAGtgaagaagaagatggagggagaTCTCAATGAAATGGAGATTCAGCTGAGCCATGCCAACCGCCAAGCTGCTGAAGCTCAGAAACAACTGAGGAACATTCAGGGACAGCTGAAG GATGCCCAACTGCACCTTGATGATGCGCTCAGAAGTCAGGAGGATCTGAAGGAGCAGGCTGCCATGGTGGAGCGCAGGAACACTCTGATGCTGGCTGAGATTGAGGAACTGAGGGCTGCcctggagcagacagagagaggccgcaAAGTGGCTGAGCAGGAGCTGGTGGACGCCAGCGAGCGTGTGGGTCTGCTGCACTCCCAG AACACAAGCCTTCTGAACACCAAGAAGAAGTTGGAAGGTGACTTTGTTCAGCTTCAGAGTGAAGTGGATGACACCATCCAGGAAGCaagaaatgcagaggaaaaggCTAAGAAGGCCATTACTGAT GCGGCCATgatggcagaggagctgaagaaggagcaggaCACCAGTGCTCACCtggagaggatgaagaagaaCCTGGAGATCACAGTCAAGGATCTGCAGCACCGTCTGGATGAGGCTGAGAATCTGGCCATGAAGGGCGGAAAGAAACAGCTCCAGAAACTGGAGTCAAGG GTGCGTGAGCTGGAGTCTGAGGTTGAAGGTGAGCAGAAACGTGGAGCAGATGCTGTTAAAGGTGTCCGTAAATATGAGAGAAGAGTCAAGGAGCTCACCTACCAG ACTGAGGAGGACAAGAAGAACATCAACAGACTGCAGGATCTGGTGGACAAGCTGCAGCTGAAGGTCAAGGCCTACAAGAGGCAGGCTGAGGAAGCG GAGGAACAAGCCAATACCCACCTGTCCAAGTTCAGAAAGGTGCAGCATGAGCTTGAGGAGGCTGAGGAGCGTGCAGACATTGCCGAATCTCAGGTCAACAAGATGAGAGCCAAGAGCCGTGATGCTGGCAAA gccaAAGAGTCAGCGGAATAA